From the Flavobacterium galactosidilyticum genome, one window contains:
- a CDS encoding RagB/SusD family nutrient uptake outer membrane protein: MKKYNKIVISCLSILFLASCSSDFLDYEPTGVLTSESVATAENADALVTAAYAAIGNDEMIGPITNQWVYGSVRSDDAYKGGGGRGDVDVIDRYEQYNTTIADYGDFMLPRTWTNHYKAISRANFALSVINGLTEAEFPKKKIRQAELRFLRAHSHFMLKLIFNKVPYITEDLSKEQILKTSNDLTSDELWNKIAEDFLFAFNNLEQTQEQVGRADKNAAAAYLAKLRLYQAYQQNDKHQVTSINPARLQEVINYADAVTGGLETDYAKNFLDGNDNGQESIWAVQFSINDGTNTGRVSFVTGLNSPHGTSLYGCCGFHLASQNMVNAFKTDANGLPLLETFNDSDIFKTIDANGNAPLTAGVTLDPRIDHTVGVPGRPFKYKNTLKNAGDMVYKFSWARDPGVYGFFGNMKEQQSPDCSCYVKNGPFIGTSKNVDFIRYADVLLFKAEALIQLNRHNEALPLINLVRARAAASKSMPLAAGASDVYKISPYLAFPSKDYAMKALMFERRLEFGMEGPRFFDLVRWGIAEPVLNAYLTEEKTKRDFLANAKFTAGRDEYYPIPQREINFTAGLYKQNPGY; the protein is encoded by the coding sequence ATGAAGAAATATAATAAAATAGTTATTAGCTGTCTGTCAATCTTGTTTTTGGCATCATGTAGCTCCGATTTTTTAGATTATGAACCAACAGGAGTCTTGACTTCAGAAAGTGTTGCAACAGCAGAAAATGCTGATGCTCTTGTTACTGCTGCTTATGCTGCAATAGGAAATGACGAAATGATAGGGCCAATAACCAACCAATGGGTTTATGGAAGCGTGCGTTCTGATGATGCTTACAAAGGCGGTGGTGGTCGTGGCGATGTAGATGTAATTGATCGTTACGAACAATACAATACAACTATTGCTGACTATGGAGATTTTATGTTGCCTAGAACTTGGACAAATCATTACAAGGCCATTTCAAGAGCTAATTTTGCTTTGTCTGTTATTAATGGATTGACAGAAGCGGAATTTCCAAAAAAGAAAATAAGACAAGCAGAATTACGTTTTTTAAGAGCACACTCGCATTTTATGTTGAAATTAATATTTAATAAAGTTCCATATATAACAGAAGATTTATCTAAGGAGCAAATATTAAAGACATCTAATGATTTGACAAGTGATGAATTATGGAATAAAATAGCGGAGGATTTCCTTTTTGCCTTTAATAATTTAGAACAAACGCAAGAGCAAGTGGGTAGAGCTGATAAGAATGCGGCGGCGGCCTATTTAGCAAAACTAAGATTGTACCAAGCGTATCAGCAAAACGATAAACATCAAGTAACTAGCATAAATCCAGCAAGATTACAAGAAGTGATTAATTATGCCGATGCGGTTACAGGTGGTTTAGAAACTGATTATGCAAAAAACTTCTTGGATGGAAATGATAATGGACAAGAATCTATTTGGGCTGTTCAGTTTTCTATCAATGATGGTACAAATACAGGAAGAGTAAGTTTTGTAACTGGATTAAACTCTCCCCATGGAACTTCTCTTTATGGATGTTGTGGTTTTCACTTAGCGAGCCAAAATATGGTGAATGCTTTTAAAACAGATGCTAACGGATTGCCATTATTAGAAACGTTTAATGATTCAGATATTTTTAAAACAATTGATGCAAATGGTAATGCTCCGCTAACGGCTGGAGTAACTCTTGATCCGCGAATTGATCATACAGTAGGTGTTCCTGGAAGACCATTTAAATACAAAAATACCTTGAAAAACGCGGGTGATATGGTTTACAAGTTCAGTTGGGCTAGAGATCCAGGTGTTTATGGTTTTTTTGGAAATATGAAAGAACAACAATCGCCTGACTGCTCTTGTTATGTAAAAAACGGACCATTTATTGGAACGTCTAAAAATGTTGATTTCATTAGATATGCAGATGTCTTATTATTTAAAGCCGAAGCTTTAATTCAATTGAACCGTCACAATGAAGCTTTACCTCTTATCAATCTTGTAAGAGCGAGAGCTGCAGCTAGTAAATCAATGCCATTAGCAGCAGGTGCATCAGATGTTTATAAAATTTCTCCATACTTGGCTTTTCCATCAAAAGATTATGCAATGAAAGCATTGATGTTTGAAAGAAGATTAGAGTTTGGTATGGAAGGTCCTCGATTTTTTGACCTTGTAAGATGGGGAATCGCTGAACCCGTATTGAATGCTTATCTTACTGAAGAAAAAACAAAAAGAGACTTTCTTGCAAATGCCAAGTTTACAGCGGGGCGAGATGAATATTACCCAATACCACAAAGAGAAATTAATTTTACGGCTGGATTATACAAACAAAATCCAGGTTATTAA
- a CDS encoding carbohydrate kinase family protein has product MKKKNALSAVCYGEVLWDIFPTHKKIGGAPLNVALRMNSMGVKTNMISRVGVDENGEGILSYLNDHEISTDLIQLTNEYKTGAVHVMINEKGNASYDIAYPSAWDKIEKTERTVELITEADVFVFGSLASRDEGSRETLFSLLDKAQYKVLDANLRPPYYTTEVINSLMLKADFIKLNDEELREISRELDSPYNSFEQNIKFIAEKTNTKQLCVTKGEFGAVLYYNGKFYYNSGYFIKVVDTVGAGDSFLASLLLRLLRGKSPQKALNYACAVGALVAGQEGANPKISEKEIKKFMMLDKSKIEK; this is encoded by the coding sequence ATGAAGAAAAAGAACGCTTTAAGTGCAGTATGTTATGGGGAAGTGCTATGGGATATTTTCCCAACTCATAAGAAAATTGGAGGAGCTCCATTAAATGTCGCTTTGCGAATGAATTCTATGGGAGTTAAAACGAACATGATAAGTCGCGTTGGGGTGGATGAAAATGGAGAAGGTATTTTATCATATCTAAACGATCATGAAATTTCTACTGATCTAATTCAATTAACAAACGAATATAAAACAGGCGCAGTCCATGTGATGATAAATGAAAAGGGAAATGCTTCCTATGATATCGCATATCCATCTGCTTGGGACAAAATTGAAAAAACAGAAAGAACGGTTGAATTGATTACCGAAGCAGATGTTTTTGTTTTTGGAAGTTTAGCATCCAGAGATGAAGGATCTCGTGAAACTTTATTTTCTCTTTTGGACAAGGCACAATATAAAGTCTTGGATGCAAATCTGAGACCTCCATACTATACAACAGAGGTAATTAACTCATTAATGCTAAAAGCTGACTTTATAAAGTTGAATGATGAGGAATTGCGCGAAATAAGTAGAGAACTGGATTCGCCCTATAACTCGTTTGAACAAAATATTAAATTCATTGCCGAAAAAACAAATACAAAACAGCTTTGTGTCACTAAAGGAGAATTTGGAGCTGTTCTATATTATAATGGTAAATTTTATTACAATAGTGGATATTTTATAAAAGTGGTAGATACTGTGGGTGCTGGAGATTCTTTCTTGGCCTCACTCCTATTGCGCTTGCTTAGAGGTAAATCTCCACAAAAGGCATTGAATTATGCATGTGCGGTAGGAGCTTTAGTAGCTGGCCAGGAAGGAGCTAATCCTAAAATTTCTGAAAAAGAAATTAAAAAGTTCATGATGCTTGATAAAAGCAAAATCGAAAAATAG
- a CDS encoding DUF6175 family protein, whose translation MKPILAPVFLIKTGTSKFTSSDYEKLIKKAFEGIQEEFLNTLMVKTDEIREIGRACMVEFNLDENAGTDFDSELASGEYLNELIEDWISTNAYKGRANLSGILDNKMIFDEVRIPLYDQETNKPYNLNRFASEVIKYLRSKGVQATRNIHGQKMYVTIK comes from the coding sequence TTGAAACCCATACTGGCGCCAGTTTTTCTAATAAAAACCGGTACCAGTAAATTTACAAGTAGCGACTACGAAAAGTTAATTAAGAAAGCTTTCGAAGGTATTCAAGAAGAGTTTCTAAATACATTAATGGTCAAAACAGATGAAATACGCGAGATTGGTCGCGCTTGTATGGTCGAGTTTAATTTAGATGAAAATGCTGGGACTGATTTTGACAGTGAGTTAGCATCTGGCGAATATTTAAATGAACTTATCGAGGATTGGATTTCGACCAATGCTTATAAAGGTAGAGCCAATTTAAGCGGGATATTAGATAATAAAATGATTTTTGATGAAGTGAGAATTCCGCTTTACGATCAAGAAACGAATAAACCATACAACTTAAATCGATTTGCTTCAGAGGTTATTAAATACCTTAGAAGTAAAGGGGTACAAGCTACTAGAAATATACATGGACAAAAAATGTATGTCACTATTAAATAG
- a CDS encoding DUF6175 family protein, whose protein sequence is MQVVKKNIIYRFLFVLLLASSSIFSQAPQITGTQSDESTRAAAKIMVVPYTKQNEDVRTVLDENPHIRTAVSMVKEAFDQRGWSTVDFVANLRAAQANAAFTSDRQSTFKSDLLTTSGADFYVQADVQITTDESGTNTVLNLTAFETHTGASFSNKNRYQ, encoded by the coding sequence ATGCAGGTTGTAAAAAAAAATATTATTTACCGTTTTTTATTTGTTTTGTTGCTTGCTAGTAGTAGTATTTTCTCTCAAGCACCACAAATTACGGGTACGCAGAGTGATGAGTCTACACGTGCTGCTGCAAAAATTATGGTGGTTCCTTATACTAAACAAAACGAAGATGTACGTACTGTTTTAGATGAAAATCCTCATATTAGAACTGCAGTTTCCATGGTAAAAGAGGCATTTGATCAACGAGGGTGGTCTACTGTAGATTTTGTTGCCAACCTTAGAGCAGCACAAGCTAATGCCGCATTTACATCGGATAGACAGTCTACTTTTAAATCGGATTTGTTAACCACTTCTGGTGCTGATTTTTATGTTCAAGCCGATGTGCAAATTACCACTGATGAAAGCGGAACAAATACAGTCTTGAATCTTACGGCATTTGAAACCCATACTGGCGCCAGTTTTTCTAATAAAAACCGGTACCAGTAA
- a CDS encoding CsgG/HfaB family protein, producing MNKKLSLLVLFFFSVLLQAQERIGIAFIPITYDQATISASEARLVHEYVLNSFVAARKFVVVDREKLVELENEKKLQKTESFIDSKTSIQDGISRGASYLISSSILVLRHSEVSRGWESMLQLQIKVLDVSTGEILATENISSDFIAPEKSVVDARVWYADKKEIKVIEQQEARLKVVEKQKEGAFILALQRLVENVKKFSNTNFPISLEILNWDDKNKNKFAIAAGSKIGMHNGQLLDVLQVTEASVAGKTIQRSQKIAVACIVKVDDANFSEAVIISTEKNYKKVRANDGVIKVVTR from the coding sequence ATGAACAAAAAGCTATCTCTTTTAGTTTTATTTTTCTTTAGCGTATTACTTCAAGCGCAAGAACGTATTGGAATTGCATTTATTCCTATAACCTATGATCAGGCCACGATTTCTGCTTCAGAAGCTAGGCTTGTACACGAATATGTACTTAATTCTTTTGTTGCAGCCAGAAAATTTGTTGTGGTTGATAGAGAGAAATTGGTCGAATTAGAAAATGAAAAGAAACTACAAAAAACAGAATCTTTTATTGATAGCAAAACGAGTATTCAAGATGGTATTAGTAGGGGGGCAAGCTATTTAATTTCTTCAAGTATATTGGTTTTAAGACATTCAGAGGTAAGTCGCGGATGGGAAAGTATGCTGCAGTTACAAATTAAAGTATTAGATGTTTCTACAGGAGAGATTTTAGCAACCGAAAATATCAGTAGTGATTTTATTGCACCTGAAAAAAGTGTAGTAGATGCTCGTGTATGGTATGCTGATAAAAAGGAAATTAAAGTTATTGAGCAACAAGAAGCACGATTAAAAGTGGTCGAAAAACAGAAAGAGGGTGCTTTTATCTTGGCTTTGCAACGTTTAGTAGAAAATGTAAAAAAGTTTTCGAATACCAATTTCCCGATATCACTGGAAATACTGAACTGGGATGATAAAAATAAAAACAAATTTGCGATTGCTGCCGGTAGTAAAATTGGCATGCATAACGGTCAACTGTTAGATGTTTTGCAAGTAACAGAAGCTTCAGTAGCTGGCAAAACAATTCAGAGAAGTCAAAAAATTGCTGTTGCTTGTATTGTAAAAGTAGATGATGCTAACTTTTCGGAAGCGGTCATCATTTCAACAGAAAAAAATTATAAAAAAGTACGTGCAAACGACGGTGTAATAAAAGTAGTAACAAGATAA
- a CDS encoding response regulator transcription factor, with protein MDIYIIAMYDDISHFYNDIGDVENALRAQRKVLSLSTNYDTTNRSGKLHLLEKELLQKSKDLDKENQNHTRIVLITSIISLVIILLVLLYFFKSAKDKRILAELKINNMRNELENVTKELNESGQTKINLDNYNLTERQSQIIALVKQGKTNKEIGVELFISENTVKYHLKIIYEVLNIGNRSEL; from the coding sequence ATGGACATCTATATCATTGCTATGTACGATGATATTTCTCATTTTTATAATGATATAGGCGATGTCGAAAATGCACTTCGAGCACAGCGAAAAGTACTTAGCTTGTCAACGAACTACGATACAACCAATAGAAGTGGAAAATTACATTTATTAGAAAAAGAATTGCTTCAAAAAAGCAAAGATCTCGATAAAGAAAATCAAAACCATACACGTATAGTCCTTATAACATCTATTATCTCTCTTGTAATTATTTTATTGGTTTTGCTTTACTTTTTCAAATCGGCTAAAGATAAGCGGATACTCGCAGAACTTAAAATCAATAACATGCGTAATGAATTGGAGAATGTAACAAAAGAACTCAATGAATCCGGGCAGACAAAAATAAATCTCGACAACTATAATTTAACAGAAAGACAAAGTCAAATTATTGCTTTGGTAAAACAAGGTAAAACAAATAAAGAAATTGGTGTAGAATTATTCATCTCGGAAAACACAGTAAAATACCATTTAAAGATTATTTATGAAGTTTTGAATATCGGCAACCGTTCTGAGCTTTAA
- a CDS encoding Gfo/Idh/MocA family protein, protein MKSSISKFFLIACLLVGWANASAQMIKTPTPKRPKGQTDVLRLTVDPIPTVRVAFIGLGMRGPGAVERMTHIPGVEIVALCDLIEERAKSANKILEKAGLPKAQEFFGEEGWRQVTKLPNVDLVYIATDWKHHAEMGVQAMKDGKNVAIEVPGAMNMKEIWDLINTSEKTRKHCMMLENCVYDFFELTTLNMAQQGLFGEILHAEGAYIHGLQPFWGQYQDNWRMDYNKKHRGDIYATHGMGPAAQAMNIHRGDKMNYLVSMDTKAVGNPAYIKEKTGEDVKDFRNGDHTMTMIRTEKGKTIQIQHDVTSPRPYSRMYQLSGTKGFANKYPTEGYALDSKTIGTDVTPNHENLNAHSFVPAEVKKALMEKYKHPIVKDIEEQAKKVGGHGGMDFIMDYRLIYCLQRGLPLDMDVYDLAEWSCLAPLTEISLDNNSAPVEIPDFTRGGWNKLKSLEFAK, encoded by the coding sequence ATGAAAAGTAGTATTTCTAAATTTTTCCTGATAGCTTGTCTATTAGTGGGTTGGGCGAATGCCTCTGCCCAAATGATTAAAACCCCTACGCCTAAGCGCCCAAAGGGTCAAACCGATGTGTTGCGTTTAACAGTTGATCCTATTCCAACTGTAAGAGTGGCTTTTATAGGTTTGGGAATGCGTGGACCTGGTGCTGTGGAACGTATGACACACATTCCTGGTGTCGAAATTGTTGCTCTTTGCGATTTGATAGAAGAAAGAGCAAAGTCAGCTAATAAAATTTTAGAGAAAGCGGGCTTGCCTAAAGCTCAAGAATTTTTTGGTGAAGAAGGATGGCGTCAAGTAACTAAGCTTCCTAATGTTGATCTTGTGTATATTGCAACAGACTGGAAACACCATGCTGAAATGGGAGTTCAAGCAATGAAAGATGGTAAAAATGTAGCTATAGAAGTTCCAGGTGCAATGAACATGAAGGAAATTTGGGATCTTATTAATACTTCCGAAAAAACACGTAAGCACTGTATGATGTTAGAAAACTGTGTGTACGATTTCTTTGAATTGACTACATTGAATATGGCTCAGCAAGGTTTGTTTGGAGAAATTCTTCATGCTGAAGGTGCTTATATTCACGGTTTACAACCGTTCTGGGGACAATACCAAGACAACTGGAGAATGGATTACAACAAGAAACATCGTGGAGACATTTATGCTACGCACGGGATGGGACCAGCTGCTCAAGCAATGAATATTCACCGTGGTGATAAAATGAACTATTTAGTTTCTATGGATACCAAAGCAGTGGGAAATCCTGCTTACATCAAAGAAAAGACTGGTGAAGATGTGAAAGATTTTAGAAACGGTGATCACACGATGACTATGATACGTACTGAAAAAGGAAAAACAATCCAAATTCAACACGATGTAACTTCACCACGTCCTTACAGCCGTATGTACCAGTTAAGCGGTACTAAAGGGTTTGCAAATAAATATCCAACAGAAGGTTATGCATTGGATTCAAAAACGATTGGAACGGATGTTACTCCAAATCATGAAAATTTAAATGCGCATAGTTTTGTTCCTGCTGAAGTTAAAAAAGCTTTGATGGAAAAATACAAGCATCCTATTGTTAAAGATATTGAAGAACAAGCTAAAAAAGTAGGGGGTCACGGAGGTATGGATTTTATCATGGATTACCGTTTGATTTATTGTCTTCAAAGAGGACTTCCATTAGATATGGATGTTTATGATTTAGCTGAATGGTCTTGTCTAGCTCCATTGACGGAGATTTCTCTTGATAATAATTCTGCTCCAGTTGAAATCCCTGATTTTACTCGTGGAGGTTGGAATAAATTGAAAAGTTTAGAATTCGCTAAATAA
- a CDS encoding DUF3472 domain-containing protein: MKNIFYLCIAFLSISVSCTSNNDYSQKTSVKEEPKVQISLPLAGNAYSSMHLDSRTITDNGIENWTDSKEYFTAYFRVSNPGTFQVTIEESVVISGKSELEFSINKESKRVKLNASAQKKAIVVGNWKITKEGYVAIVIKGLNKSGTNFPAISRLTISSTDYDGKIAYVPNNEGNFYHWGRRGPSVHLNYQAPENVNAEWYYNEMTIPVGEDKIGSYFMANGFGEGYFGIQVNSDKERRVLFSVWSPFTTDDPNSIPESHKIKLLKKGNNVTTGEFGNEGSGGQSYLKYNWIAGTTYKFLLRGTPQGNNSTNYTAYFFAPETGQWQLIASFNRPQTNTYLKRFHSFLENFIPAQGDFSRMVVFNNQWFCDDKGNWNELNSAKFSVDNTAKQGYRMDYSGGLNSDGFYLKNGGFYNEFSVPGTTFSRPLTNKSPNIDFNSLP, from the coding sequence ATGAAAAATATATTTTATTTGTGTATTGCTTTCTTATCGATTTCGGTTTCTTGTACAAGCAACAATGATTACTCACAAAAAACATCTGTTAAAGAAGAACCAAAAGTTCAAATTTCATTGCCATTAGCCGGTAATGCGTACAGTTCTATGCATTTAGACAGCAGGACGATTACTGATAATGGAATAGAAAACTGGACTGATTCGAAAGAGTATTTTACAGCTTATTTTAGGGTTTCTAATCCAGGGACTTTCCAGGTTACTATAGAGGAATCAGTTGTAATTTCGGGTAAATCAGAATTGGAGTTTTCTATCAATAAGGAATCAAAGAGGGTAAAACTAAATGCTTCTGCCCAAAAGAAAGCCATTGTAGTGGGAAATTGGAAAATTACCAAAGAAGGTTATGTTGCCATTGTAATTAAAGGTTTAAATAAATCGGGAACAAACTTTCCTGCCATTAGCCGTTTGACTATCAGCAGTACTGATTATGACGGCAAAATAGCTTATGTTCCTAATAATGAAGGTAATTTTTATCATTGGGGAAGACGTGGGCCATCGGTACATTTAAATTATCAAGCTCCTGAAAATGTAAATGCTGAATGGTATTATAATGAAATGACCATTCCTGTAGGCGAGGATAAAATAGGTTCTTATTTTATGGCCAATGGTTTTGGTGAAGGCTATTTTGGTATTCAAGTAAATTCCGATAAAGAGCGAAGAGTTTTGTTTTCTGTCTGGAGTCCTTTCACGACAGATGATCCTAATAGTATTCCGGAATCGCACAAAATTAAATTGTTAAAAAAAGGGAATAATGTAACCACAGGTGAATTTGGCAACGAAGGTTCAGGTGGACAAAGTTATTTGAAATACAATTGGATAGCCGGTACAACTTACAAATTCTTGCTTAGAGGTACACCTCAAGGCAATAATTCAACAAACTATACCGCCTATTTTTTTGCTCCAGAGACGGGGCAATGGCAATTAATTGCTAGTTTTAATAGACCTCAGACTAATACTTACTTGAAACGTTTTCATTCTTTTTTAGAGAATTTTATTCCCGCTCAAGGAGATTTTTCTCGAATGGTCGTATTCAATAATCAATGGTTTTGTGATGACAAAGGAAATTGGAATGAATTAAATAGCGCAAAATTTTCTGTAGACAACACCGCTAAACAGGGGTATAGAATGGATTATTCTGGTGGTTTAAACTCAGATGGTTTTTATCTTAAAAATGGAGGTTTTTACAATGAATTTTCTGTTCCAGGAACTACATTCAGCAGACCCCTTACAAATAAAAGCCCAAATATAGATTTTAACAGTCTGCCTTAG
- a CDS encoding TonB-dependent receptor plug domain-containing protein → MKKTMFLMVFLYSLTGFSQTKKDTVNSIKLDAIVVSAQRFAKPKRKLTQQVESVSKFEIETGNFQTSPDVLANSGIVAVQKSQQGGGSPNIRGFEASRILLVVDGIRMNNLIYRAGHLQNSISVDKNILENIDVLFGPSSTIYGSDALGGAIFFQTKDPKFISQTSGKQFTGNFLTNYSSSNQGKLGHLDFNIAGERWASLTSFSYNDYGDLKMGKRKNGSNDFFGERPFYVKTSNGVDEVVASEDRYLQKFSGYKQYDFLQKIIYKQSENTQHSLNLQYSTSSDIPRYDRLTDLSPNGKLKYATWNYGPQKRLLSAYKLSQKDVFLNSDLNLTASYQNIEESRINRNFGNANESSRIDKVAVYAITSDFKTKIGTGDFIYGADIYYDDLNSTGIKKNILTNVQSITDSRYPDGKNNTFMAEGFVSFSNNINRTASYNASARAGYTSLNSEITTNFLNLPYTTMSQESFIYSGAVGLVNNASKNSKIAFNLASGFRVPNVDDLAKIFDSSAGTLIVPNKNLKPEKSVTADLSITLWEGKHFQLENVFYYTRLYDAIVTGPYTLNGQSSIDYEGENSLIFANQNQGKGSITGISTTIKSYITKSLFLYGNFNFTHGRIKHDNVNEPLDHIAPYYGKTGFKYESGLLSLDLYMLYNGKKKLADYSPSGEDNLKYAPENGTPSWETYNLKGTLFLSQHFNFFSGIENILDTQYRTFASGINASGRNVFLGAKYEF, encoded by the coding sequence ATGAAAAAAACAATGTTTTTAATGGTTTTCTTGTATTCTTTAACTGGTTTTTCGCAAACCAAAAAAGATACTGTAAACTCAATAAAATTGGATGCAATTGTTGTAAGTGCACAGCGTTTTGCAAAACCTAAAAGAAAACTCACGCAGCAGGTTGAAAGTGTTTCAAAATTCGAAATCGAAACCGGGAATTTTCAAACGAGTCCTGATGTTCTGGCTAATTCAGGAATAGTAGCTGTCCAAAAATCACAACAAGGTGGTGGTAGTCCAAATATTAGAGGTTTTGAAGCCAGTAGAATTTTATTAGTAGTTGATGGAATTAGAATGAATAACTTAATTTACAGAGCAGGTCATTTACAAAATAGTATTTCTGTAGATAAAAATATTCTCGAGAATATAGATGTGCTTTTTGGTCCTTCCTCCACAATTTATGGTAGTGATGCGCTTGGAGGAGCTATTTTCTTCCAAACTAAAGATCCAAAATTTATTTCTCAAACTTCTGGAAAGCAATTTACAGGTAATTTTTTAACTAATTACAGTTCATCAAATCAAGGAAAGTTAGGGCACTTAGATTTTAATATAGCTGGCGAAAGGTGGGCTTCCCTAACTTCATTTTCCTATAATGATTATGGCGATTTGAAAATGGGAAAACGTAAAAATGGTTCTAATGACTTTTTTGGCGAAAGACCTTTTTACGTCAAAACTTCCAATGGAGTAGATGAGGTTGTCGCAAGTGAAGATCGCTATTTGCAAAAGTTTTCAGGATACAAACAATATGATTTCTTGCAAAAAATCATCTACAAACAAAGTGAAAATACCCAGCACAGTTTAAATTTACAGTATTCTACTAGTTCTGATATTCCTAGATATGACAGATTAACAGATTTGAGTCCTAATGGGAAACTTAAATACGCGACATGGAACTATGGTCCTCAAAAAAGATTGCTTTCTGCTTATAAATTAAGCCAAAAAGACGTGTTCTTGAATAGTGATTTGAATTTGACAGCTAGTTATCAAAACATCGAGGAAAGTAGAATCAATCGAAATTTTGGTAACGCAAATGAAAGTTCAAGAATTGATAAAGTGGCTGTTTACGCGATTACTTCTGACTTTAAAACAAAAATAGGTACTGGCGATTTTATTTACGGAGCCGACATTTATTATGATGATTTAAATTCGACAGGAATAAAGAAAAATATCCTCACTAACGTACAATCCATAACAGATTCTCGTTATCCTGACGGAAAAAATAACACTTTCATGGCTGAGGGATTTGTATCTTTTAGTAATAATATTAATAGAACGGCTAGCTATAATGCAAGTGCGAGAGCAGGTTATACGTCGTTGAATAGCGAGATTACTACAAACTTTTTGAACTTGCCTTATACTACTATGTCACAGGAAAGTTTTATTTACAGTGGAGCAGTAGGACTTGTAAACAATGCAAGCAAAAATTCGAAGATAGCTTTCAATTTAGCTTCTGGTTTCCGTGTGCCAAATGTTGATGATTTAGCTAAAATTTTTGATTCTTCGGCCGGAACTTTAATTGTGCCAAACAAGAATTTGAAACCAGAGAAATCAGTAACGGCTGATTTGAGCATTACGCTGTGGGAAGGAAAGCATTTTCAGTTAGAAAATGTATTTTATTACACCCGACTATATGATGCTATTGTTACAGGACCTTATACTTTAAATGGTCAGTCATCCATAGATTATGAAGGTGAGAATAGCTTAATTTTTGCTAATCAAAATCAAGGAAAAGGTAGTATAACAGGTATTTCTACCACAATAAAAAGTTATATTACAAAATCATTATTTTTGTATGGAAATTTTAATTTTACTCATGGACGAATTAAGCATGATAATGTAAACGAACCTTTAGATCACATTGCGCCTTATTATGGTAAAACAGGGTTTAAATATGAAAGTGGTTTACTAAGCTTAGATTTATACATGCTGTATAATGGTAAGAAAAAGTTGGCAGACTATTCGCCAAGTGGAGAAGATAATTTGAAATACGCACCAGAAAACGGAACACCTTCTTGGGAAACGTATAATTTAAAGGGAACTTTATTTTTGTCACAACATTTTAATTTTTTCAGCGGAATAGAAAATATTTTAGACACGCAATACCGAACTTTTGCATCTGGGATTAATGCTTCTGGTAGAAATGTTTTCTTAGGAGCTAAGTATGAGTTTTAA